The Thermoanaerobaculia bacterium genome window below encodes:
- a CDS encoding DUF58 domain-containing protein codes for MRLPFFPAERPRRRRGRTLDPADLLRRVERIAVASRRRSESTPAGDYRSLFHGRGMEFSEVREYRPGDEVRAIDGNVTARTGFPHVKLFREERDRTLLFLADLSASEDFGSGFATKRDLAAEAAAAIALAAAAQRDRVGAILFTDRVEKIARPARGKAHALAIVRDILSRPLEGFGTDLAGGIAAARRMLKSRALVVLLSDFRAGGWERELGALARRHDVVALALGDPAERAFPARGLLRLRDAETGALGLVDASSPAFHAAWRAGAPAAAARAACARAGVDFLPLDTARSPSRSLDAFFRARRGGRR; via the coding sequence ATGCGGCTCCCGTTCTTCCCCGCTGAACGACCGCGGCGCCGGCGCGGCCGGACGCTCGATCCGGCGGACCTGCTCCGCCGGGTGGAGCGGATCGCCGTCGCGTCGAGGCGCCGCAGCGAGAGCACGCCCGCGGGCGACTACCGCTCGCTCTTCCACGGCCGAGGCATGGAGTTCTCCGAGGTCCGCGAATATCGCCCCGGAGACGAGGTCCGCGCGATCGACGGGAACGTCACCGCCCGGACCGGCTTTCCGCACGTGAAGCTCTTCCGCGAGGAACGGGACCGCACCCTGCTCTTCCTCGCGGACCTGTCCGCGTCGGAAGACTTCGGATCGGGGTTCGCCACGAAGCGCGATCTCGCGGCGGAAGCGGCGGCCGCGATCGCGCTCGCCGCGGCGGCGCAGCGCGACCGCGTCGGGGCGATCCTCTTCACGGACCGGGTCGAGAAGATCGCCCGCCCCGCGCGCGGAAAGGCCCACGCGCTGGCGATCGTCCGGGACATCCTCTCGCGGCCCCTGGAGGGCTTCGGGACGGATCTCGCCGGCGGGATCGCCGCGGCGCGCCGGATGCTCAAGTCGCGCGCGCTCGTCGTCCTCCTCTCCGATTTCCGCGCCGGGGGGTGGGAGCGGGAGCTCGGCGCGCTCGCGCGGCGGCACGACGTCGTCGCGCTCGCGCTCGGCGACCCGGCGGAGAGGGCGTTTCCCGCGCGCGGCCTCCTGCGCCTGCGCGACGCGGAGACCGGCGCGCTCGGGCTCGTCGACGCCTCCTCGCCCGCGTTCCACGCCGCCTGGCGGGCCGGAGCGCCCGCGGCGGCGGCGCGGGCGGCCTGCGCGCGGGCCGGAGTCGATTTTCTCCCTCTCGACACGGCGCGCTCCCCGTCCCGGTCGCTCGACGCGTTCTTCCGCGCGCGCCGGGGAGGGAGGCGATGA